A window of the Streptomyces albireticuli genome harbors these coding sequences:
- a CDS encoding FG-GAP-like repeat-containing protein — translation MAHSSDRTRGVALRRLATAAIAAALVGTTAGQALADGPAPVKSAAERAAKLSGDTSGKHRSEALRGEAKSGDYPKSGATAPKAPRLAAPRSVKADGPSAEAPFFPLSAVNSNELFFYWPDGKGGITPKEYVTDGWDKINAAARVDHDRDGVSEALYVRDLDQNIIFATADKGASVVADDWGQYDQFMSPGNLGGGKESDILVRDREGVLWLYLAYPDGTLTGRKKVGPGWGQFTEIAGRGDLTGDGKTDIVARDKDGVLWLYKGTGDYTKPFEAKQRIGGGWNQFNKLAATGDVDLDGKADLIARDNDGALWLYRGTGNASQPYDYKVKIGNSGWNQFRLLF, via the coding sequence GTGGCTCACTCCTCCGACCGCACGCGCGGCGTCGCCCTGCGCCGTCTCGCGACCGCGGCGATAGCCGCCGCCCTGGTCGGCACCACCGCCGGACAGGCTCTCGCCGACGGCCCCGCGCCCGTGAAATCCGCGGCCGAGCGGGCGGCGAAGCTGTCCGGCGACACCTCCGGAAAGCACCGTTCCGAGGCCCTGCGCGGCGAGGCGAAGTCCGGCGACTACCCCAAGTCCGGCGCCACCGCTCCCAAGGCCCCGCGTCTCGCGGCTCCCCGCTCGGTCAAGGCCGACGGTCCGTCCGCCGAGGCCCCGTTCTTCCCGCTCAGCGCCGTCAACTCGAACGAGCTCTTCTTCTACTGGCCCGACGGCAAGGGCGGCATCACGCCCAAGGAGTACGTCACCGACGGCTGGGACAAGATCAACGCCGCGGCGCGGGTCGACCACGACCGCGACGGTGTCTCCGAGGCCCTCTACGTCCGGGACCTCGACCAGAACATCATCTTCGCCACCGCCGACAAGGGCGCGTCCGTCGTCGCGGACGACTGGGGTCAGTACGACCAGTTCATGTCCCCGGGCAACCTGGGCGGCGGCAAGGAGTCCGACATCCTGGTCCGGGACCGCGAGGGTGTCCTGTGGCTGTACCTCGCCTACCCCGACGGCACCCTGACGGGCCGCAAGAAGGTCGGTCCGGGCTGGGGCCAGTTCACCGAGATCGCCGGCCGCGGTGACCTGACGGGTGACGGCAAGACCGACATCGTCGCCCGCGACAAGGACGGCGTGCTGTGGCTCTACAAGGGCACCGGCGACTACACCAAGCCGTTCGAGGCCAAGCAGCGCATCGGCGGCGGCTGGAACCAGTTCAACAAGCTGGCGGCCACCGGTGACGTCGACCTGGACGGCAAGGCCGACCTGATCGCCCGCGACAACGACGGCGCCCTGTGGCTCTACCGGGGCACGGGCAACGCCTCGCAGCCCTACGACTACAAGGTCAAGATCGGCAACTCCGGCTGGAACCAGTTCCGCCTGCTGTTCTGA
- the acnA gene encoding aconitate hydratase AcnA: MSANSFDARSTLQVGDESYEIFRLDKVEGAARLPYSLKVLLENLLRTEDGANITADHIRAIGGWDSQAQPSQEIQFTPARVIMQDFTGVPCVVDLATMREAVKELGGDPAKINPLAPAELVIDHSVIADKFGTKDAFGQNVELEYGRNKERYQFLRWGQTAFDEFKVVPPGTGIVHQVNIEHLARTIMVRNGQAYPDTLVGTDSHTTMVNGLGVLGWGVGGIEAEAAMLGQPVSMLIPRVVGFKLTGELPAGTTATDLVLTITEMLRKHGVVGKFVEFYGEGVAATSLANRATIGNMSPEFGSTAAIFPIDGETLKYLKLTGRSEQQVALVEAYAKEQGLWLDPAAEPDFSEKLELDLSTVVPSIAGPKRPQDRIILANAAQQFALDVRNYVEDDDEAGKESFPASDSPAATNGVPSRPTTVTAPDGTTYEIDHGAVTVAAITSCTNTSNPYVMVAAALVAKKAVEKGLTRKPWVKTTLAPGSKVVTDYFDKAGLTPYLDKVGFNLVGYGCTTCIGNSGPLPEEVSKAVNEHDLAVTSVLSGNRNFEGRINPDVKMNYLASPPLVVAYALAGSMKVDITKDALGTDTEGNPVFLKDIWPSEAEVNDVVANAIGEDMFNKSYQDVFAGDAQWQALSIPTGNTFEWDTESTYVRKPPYFEGMTMETTPVSDIAGARVLAKLGDSVTTDHISPAGAIKADTPAGKYLTEHGVERRDFNSYGSRRGNHEVMIRGTFANIRLRNQIAPGTEGGFTRDFTKADAPVSFIYDASRNYIEQGIPLVVLAGKEYGSGSSRDWAAKGTALLGVKAVIAESYERIHRSNLIGMGVLPLQFPEGASAESLGLTGEETFTFTGVTELNEGRTPRTVKVTTDTGVEFDAVVRIDTPGEADYYRNGGIMQYVLRSLIRK, encoded by the coding sequence GTGTCGGCGAACAGCTTCGACGCCCGTAGCACGCTGCAGGTGGGCGACGAGTCGTACGAGATCTTCCGGCTGGACAAGGTCGAGGGCGCCGCGCGCCTTCCCTACAGCCTGAAGGTGCTGCTGGAGAACCTGCTCCGCACGGAGGACGGCGCGAACATCACCGCCGACCACATCCGCGCGATCGGCGGCTGGGACTCGCAGGCCCAGCCCAGCCAGGAGATCCAGTTCACGCCGGCCCGCGTGATCATGCAGGACTTCACCGGCGTTCCCTGCGTCGTCGACCTCGCCACCATGCGTGAGGCCGTCAAGGAGCTCGGCGGCGACCCGGCGAAGATCAACCCGCTGGCCCCGGCCGAGCTGGTCATCGACCACTCCGTCATCGCCGACAAGTTCGGCACCAAGGACGCCTTCGGCCAGAACGTCGAGCTGGAGTACGGCCGCAACAAGGAGCGCTACCAGTTCCTGCGCTGGGGCCAGACCGCCTTCGACGAGTTCAAGGTCGTCCCCCCGGGCACCGGCATCGTCCACCAGGTGAACATCGAGCACCTGGCCCGCACGATCATGGTCCGCAACGGCCAGGCCTACCCCGACACCCTCGTCGGCACCGACTCGCACACCACCATGGTCAACGGCCTCGGCGTGCTGGGCTGGGGCGTCGGCGGCATCGAGGCCGAGGCCGCGATGCTGGGCCAGCCGGTCTCCATGCTCATCCCGCGCGTCGTCGGCTTCAAGCTGACCGGTGAGCTCCCGGCCGGCACCACCGCCACCGACCTCGTCCTCACGATCACCGAGATGCTGCGCAAGCACGGTGTCGTCGGCAAGTTCGTCGAGTTCTACGGTGAGGGCGTCGCCGCCACCTCGCTGGCCAACCGCGCCACCATCGGCAACATGTCGCCGGAGTTCGGCTCCACCGCCGCGATCTTCCCGATCGACGGCGAGACCCTGAAGTACCTGAAGCTCACCGGCCGCTCCGAGCAGCAGGTCGCGCTCGTCGAGGCGTACGCCAAGGAGCAGGGCCTCTGGCTGGACCCGGCCGCCGAGCCGGACTTCTCCGAGAAGCTCGAGCTGGACCTCTCGACGGTCGTCCCGTCGATCGCCGGCCCGAAGCGCCCGCAGGACCGCATCATCCTGGCGAACGCCGCCCAGCAGTTCGCGCTGGACGTCCGCAACTACGTCGAGGACGACGACGAGGCGGGCAAGGAGTCCTTCCCGGCCTCCGACTCCCCGGCCGCCACCAACGGTGTCCCGTCCCGCCCGACCACGGTCACGGCCCCCGACGGCACCACCTACGAGATCGACCACGGCGCCGTCACCGTCGCCGCGATCACCTCCTGCACCAACACCTCGAACCCCTACGTCATGGTCGCCGCGGCGCTCGTGGCCAAGAAGGCGGTCGAGAAGGGCCTGACCCGCAAGCCGTGGGTCAAGACCACGCTCGCCCCGGGTTCCAAGGTCGTCACCGACTACTTCGACAAGGCGGGCCTGACCCCCTACCTCGACAAGGTCGGCTTCAACCTCGTCGGCTACGGCTGCACCACCTGCATCGGCAACTCCGGCCCGCTGCCGGAGGAGGTCTCCAAGGCGGTCAACGAGCACGACCTCGCGGTCACGTCCGTCCTCTCGGGCAACCGCAACTTCGAGGGTCGCATCAACCCCGACGTCAAGATGAACTACCTGGCCTCCCCGCCGCTGGTCGTCGCGTACGCCCTCGCGGGCTCCATGAAGGTGGACATCACCAAGGACGCCCTGGGCACCGACACCGAGGGCAACCCGGTCTTCCTCAAGGACATCTGGCCCTCCGAGGCCGAGGTCAACGACGTCGTGGCCAACGCCATCGGCGAGGACATGTTCAACAAGTCCTACCAGGACGTCTTCGCGGGCGACGCCCAGTGGCAGGCGCTCTCGATCCCGACCGGCAACACCTTCGAGTGGGACACCGAGTCCACCTACGTCCGGAAGCCCCCGTACTTCGAGGGCATGACGATGGAGACCACCCCGGTCTCCGACATCGCCGGCGCCCGCGTCCTGGCCAAGCTGGGCGACTCGGTCACCACCGACCACATCTCCCCGGCCGGTGCCATCAAGGCCGACACCCCGGCCGGCAAGTACCTCACCGAGCACGGTGTGGAGCGTCGTGACTTCAACAGCTACGGCTCCCGCCGCGGCAACCACGAGGTCATGATCCGCGGTACGTTCGCCAACATCCGCCTGCGCAACCAGATCGCGCCGGGCACCGAGGGCGGCTTCACCCGCGACTTCACCAAGGCCGACGCGCCGGTGTCGTTCATCTACGACGCCTCGCGCAACTACATCGAGCAGGGCATCCCGCTGGTCGTCCTGGCCGGCAAGGAGTACGGCTCCGGCTCGTCCCGTGACTGGGCCGCCAAGGGCACCGCGCTGCTCGGCGTCAAGGCCGTCATCGCCGAGTCCTACGAGCGCATCCACCGCTCCAACCTCATCGGCATGGGCGTCCTGCCGCTCCAGTTCCCCGAGGGCGCCTCGGCGGAGTCCCTGGGCCTGACCGGCGAGGAGACCTTCACCTTCACCGGTGTGACCGAGCTCAACGAGGGCCGCACGCCCCGCACGGTCAAGGTCACCACGGACACCGGCGTCGAGTTCGACGCGGTCGTCCGCATCGACACCCCCGGCGAGGCGGACTACTACCGCAACGGCGGCATCATGCAGTACGTGCTGCGTTCGCTGATCCGCAAGTAA
- a CDS encoding alpha/beta fold hydrolase: MGSEISTFTGDEARERFLAVYDHAMGFWPGPREEQDVETGYGTTRVHRYGTGDGTPVVLLSGANATPAVWASCVAAFAADGHPVLAVERVGEPGRSIQTAPIRTPEAMAAWLEEVLAGLGADRVHLVGHSYGAWVALNQAVRAPARIASLLLVEPVAALSPVKPRFLLGAVVATVMKSDDFRRRWFGRLIGDTGETPDVAEAQTRVALEALGGGFRWRLMPPRKMTDEQLRSVTAPTTLVLGERSRAIDCARAAARARRCLPHARGVIVPGAGHGLPVSVLNSEVPALVRRAEAAEVREAAKEA; this comes from the coding sequence ATGGGAAGCGAGATCAGCACCTTCACCGGCGACGAGGCGCGCGAGCGCTTCCTCGCCGTGTACGACCACGCGATGGGATTCTGGCCCGGCCCGCGCGAGGAGCAGGACGTCGAGACCGGTTACGGCACGACCCGGGTCCACCGCTACGGCACCGGCGACGGCACTCCGGTCGTCCTGCTGAGCGGTGCCAACGCCACGCCCGCCGTCTGGGCGTCCTGCGTCGCCGCGTTCGCCGCCGACGGGCACCCGGTGCTGGCCGTGGAGCGCGTCGGTGAACCGGGGCGCAGCATCCAGACGGCCCCGATCCGTACGCCCGAGGCCATGGCGGCCTGGCTGGAGGAGGTCCTCGCCGGACTCGGCGCGGACCGGGTGCACCTCGTCGGGCACTCCTACGGCGCCTGGGTCGCCCTCAACCAGGCCGTGCGCGCTCCCGCCCGGATCGCCTCCCTCCTCCTGGTCGAGCCGGTCGCGGCGCTGTCCCCCGTGAAGCCCCGCTTCCTGCTCGGCGCCGTCGTCGCGACCGTCATGAAGTCCGACGACTTCCGGCGCCGCTGGTTCGGCCGCCTCATCGGCGACACCGGCGAGACCCCCGACGTGGCGGAGGCGCAGACCCGCGTCGCCCTCGAAGCCCTGGGCGGCGGCTTCCGGTGGCGCCTGATGCCGCCGAGGAAGATGACCGACGAGCAACTGCGCTCGGTCACCGCGCCCACCACGCTGGTGCTGGGCGAGCGCAGCCGCGCCATCGACTGTGCCCGCGCGGCGGCCAGGGCGCGCCGGTGCCTGCCGCACGCGCGAGGGGTGATCGTCCCCGGCGCCGGACACGGCCTTCCGGTGTCCGTGCTGAACAGCGAGGTGCCCGCGCTCGTCCGCAGGGCGGAAGCGGCTGAAGTGCGTGAAGCGGCGAAAGAGGCGTAG
- a CDS encoding Uma2 family endonuclease, translating into MSAQPHTYAADDPETALKYAIQHIQGHRAQIVEGVIEMMRPSRGHETAADQIRDQIAAKVADLGCVSGASDLDLPGSSNWYIPDVAVAPKELAKDAKHLLPEQTLLIVEVTSDSHGDTDRVVKRRRYAEYRAPLHLLVDRQEKACTLFAEPGELGYTKSDGPHPFGTSIHLPEPFGLDLDTSGF; encoded by the coding sequence ATGAGCGCGCAACCTCACACGTACGCGGCCGACGACCCCGAAACCGCACTGAAGTATGCGATCCAGCACATCCAGGGGCACCGGGCGCAGATCGTGGAGGGGGTCATCGAAATGATGCGTCCGAGCCGGGGACATGAGACTGCGGCCGACCAGATCCGCGACCAGATCGCGGCCAAGGTCGCGGACCTCGGGTGCGTGTCCGGGGCAAGCGATCTGGACCTCCCTGGCAGCAGCAACTGGTACATCCCCGATGTGGCGGTGGCGCCCAAGGAACTGGCGAAGGACGCCAAGCATCTGCTGCCCGAGCAGACGCTTCTCATCGTCGAAGTCACTTCGGATTCCCACGGCGACACCGACAGGGTCGTGAAACGGCGCCGGTATGCCGAGTACAGGGCACCTCTTCACCTTCTGGTCGACCGCCAGGAGAAGGCCTGCACACTTTTCGCCGAGCCGGGCGAGCTCGGCTACACGAAGTCGGACGGACCGCACCCGTTCGGCACCTCCATCCACCTCCCCGAGCCCTTCGGCCTCGACCTCGACACGTCGGGGTTCTGA
- a CDS encoding GntR family transcriptional regulator: MLLRLDPASPLPLGDQIAAAVRGAIADGSVSPGERLPAARALADSLAVNVHTVLRGYQRLREEGLIELRRGRGAVVTAGDTAPGRARLMDGVRRLVTDARALGLSDEEVVALVRTGLADR, from the coding sequence GTGCTGCTCCGCCTCGACCCCGCCTCCCCGCTGCCGCTCGGCGACCAGATCGCCGCCGCCGTACGCGGCGCCATCGCCGACGGCTCCGTCAGTCCCGGCGAACGCCTGCCCGCCGCCCGCGCCCTCGCCGACTCCCTGGCCGTCAACGTCCACACGGTGCTCCGCGGCTACCAGCGCCTGCGCGAGGAAGGCCTCATCGAACTGCGCCGGGGCCGCGGCGCCGTGGTGACCGCGGGCGACACCGCCCCCGGCCGCGCCCGCCTCATGGACGGCGTCCGCCGCCTGGTCACCGACGCCCGCGCCCTCGGCCTCTCGGACGAAGAGGTCGTCGCCCTCGTGCGGACGGGGCTGGCGGACCGCTGA
- a CDS encoding DUF1648 domain-containing protein, producing MPAHPPPVRRRVVLVPAPYLVFSAAFLAVSGSLRSGLPDPVATHFGTAGRADGFTSLAALPYVAVALLLIPGAVFAVCVGAFGAERAGAKSLTMRPLIAFAYGVAGFVAVPFLASAARDHAAGRADHRENDPTGQGG from the coding sequence GTGCCCGCACACCCCCCGCCCGTCCGGCGCCGCGTCGTCCTGGTTCCGGCGCCCTACCTGGTCTTTTCCGCGGCCTTCCTCGCCGTGTCCGGCTCCCTGCGCAGCGGGCTGCCGGACCCTGTGGCCACACACTTCGGCACCGCGGGGCGCGCCGACGGCTTCACAAGCCTGGCCGCGCTTCCGTACGTGGCGGTCGCGCTCCTGCTGATACCGGGCGCCGTGTTCGCCGTGTGCGTCGGCGCATTCGGTGCCGAGCGCGCCGGAGCGAAGTCGCTCACGATGCGCCCCCTGATCGCGTTCGCCTACGGGGTGGCCGGCTTCGTCGCCGTGCCCTTCCTCGCGTCGGCCGCCCGCGACCACGCCGCCGGCCGCGCGGACCACCGTGAGAACGACCCCACCGGCCAGGGAGGCTGA
- a CDS encoding helix-turn-helix domain-containing protein, with protein sequence MTDAYLARIGKLIRDARQHRGWTQSQLADALGTSQSAVNRIERGNQNISLDMIARIGEALDSEIVSLGYAGPMHLRVVGGRPLSGSIDVKTSKNACVALLCATLLNAGRTTLRRVARIEEVYRILEVLGSIGVKARWINDGNDLEIVPPAELDLAAMDTEAARRTRSVIMFLGPLLHRMDHFKIPYAGGCDLGTRTVQPHMTALRHFGLEVTATDGTYHAQVDRSVAPTRAIVLTERGDTVTENALLAAARHEGVTVIRNASSNYMVQDLCFFLEELGVKVEGIGTTTLTVHGVATIDRDVDYAPSEDPVEAMSLLAAAVVTESELTIRRVPIEFMEIELAVLEEMGLDHERSPEYPADNGRTRLLDLTVRPSKLRAPIDKIHPMPFPGLNIDNVPFFAAIAASAQGQTLIHDWVYDNRAIYLTDLNRLGADVKLLDPHRVLVEGPTRWRSAEMMCPPALRPAVVVLLAMMAAEGTSVLRNVYVINRGYEDLAERLNSIGAQIEIFRDI encoded by the coding sequence ATGACAGACGCCTACCTCGCCCGAATCGGCAAGCTCATCCGCGATGCGCGACAGCACCGTGGTTGGACTCAGTCGCAGCTGGCGGACGCCCTCGGCACCAGCCAGAGCGCCGTCAATCGCATCGAGCGCGGAAATCAGAACATCAGCCTTGATATGATCGCCCGTATCGGTGAGGCGCTGGACAGCGAGATCGTCTCCCTGGGTTACGCCGGGCCCATGCATCTGCGTGTGGTCGGCGGCCGCCCGCTCTCCGGCTCCATCGACGTCAAGACGAGCAAGAACGCCTGTGTGGCGCTGCTCTGCGCGACGCTCCTCAACGCCGGCCGGACGACCCTGCGCCGGGTCGCGCGGATCGAGGAGGTCTACCGCATCCTCGAGGTCCTGGGCAGCATCGGCGTCAAGGCCCGCTGGATCAACGACGGCAACGACCTCGAGATCGTGCCGCCCGCCGAGCTGGACCTCGCCGCGATGGACACCGAGGCCGCTCGCCGCACCCGCAGTGTGATCATGTTCCTGGGTCCGCTGCTGCACCGGATGGACCACTTCAAGATCCCGTACGCGGGCGGCTGCGACCTCGGCACCCGGACCGTGCAGCCGCACATGACGGCCCTGCGCCACTTCGGCCTGGAGGTCACCGCCACCGACGGCACGTACCACGCGCAGGTCGACCGTTCGGTCGCACCCACGCGGGCGATCGTGCTGACCGAGCGCGGCGACACCGTCACCGAGAACGCCCTCCTCGCGGCGGCCCGCCACGAGGGCGTCACCGTCATCCGCAACGCCAGCTCCAACTACATGGTCCAGGACCTCTGCTTCTTCCTGGAGGAGCTGGGCGTCAAGGTCGAGGGCATCGGCACCACGACGCTGACCGTGCACGGCGTCGCCACCATCGACCGCGACGTGGACTACGCGCCGTCCGAGGACCCGGTGGAGGCCATGAGCCTGCTCGCCGCCGCCGTGGTCACCGAGTCCGAGCTGACGATCCGCCGCGTCCCGATCGAGTTCATGGAGATCGAGCTCGCCGTCCTGGAGGAGATGGGCCTCGACCACGAGCGCAGCCCCGAGTACCCGGCGGACAACGGCCGCACCCGCCTGCTGGACCTGACCGTCCGCCCCTCCAAGCTGCGCGCGCCGATCGACAAGATCCACCCGATGCCGTTCCCCGGCCTCAACATCGACAACGTCCCGTTCTTCGCGGCCATCGCCGCCTCCGCGCAGGGCCAGACCCTCATCCACGACTGGGTCTACGACAACCGCGCCATCTACCTCACCGACCTCAACCGCCTCGGCGCCGACGTCAAGCTCCTCGACCCCCACCGGGTGCTGGTCGAGGGCCCGACCCGCTGGCGCTCGGCCGAGATGATGTGCCCCCCGGCCCTGCGGCCGGCCGTGGTCGTCCTCCTGGCGATGATGGCGGCGGAGGGCACCTCGGTGCTGCGCAACGTCTATGTGATCAACCGGGGTTACGAGGACCTGGCGGAGCGCCTCAACTCGATCGGCGCGCAGATCGAGATCTTCCGCGACATTTGA
- a CDS encoding tyrosine-type recombinase/integrase, producing the protein MPGHIQDRWYKSETTPSGKTARVKTDRHGTGMRYRARYVAPDGSERSRSFPDKQKRLADSWLTQIAADLARGQYVDPAAGKVSFKQYATTWLASQTTEESTIDAIDQRLRLHIFPHIGSRAMSAFTPGHIRAWCRALQDDGLAPSYQRVIFANVSAVFGAALDDGVIAKNPCRASSVRPPKRETRKLKVWTEERVHAVREALPEPYRHVVDLGAGCGLRQGEILGLAVDEVDFLSGTVHVVRQVKMVKARLVFAPPKGGKVRDVPLPDAVSFALAEHITQRPPLEVTLPWRTPDGPPVTAALLFYSRERKAVNRNYFNMRIWKPGLVAAGVIPQREAGQRFQSSREHGMHALRHFYASVLLDAGENIKALAEYLGHSDPGFTLRTYTHLMPNSQARARKAVDRVFRKETDPDDGPQTAHGGS; encoded by the coding sequence TTGCCCGGCCACATCCAAGATCGCTGGTACAAAAGCGAAACGACCCCCAGCGGTAAGACCGCACGCGTCAAGACCGACCGCCACGGCACCGGCATGCGCTACCGCGCCCGCTACGTCGCCCCGGACGGCAGCGAACGCAGCCGGTCCTTCCCTGATAAACAGAAGCGGCTCGCGGACTCGTGGCTGACCCAGATCGCGGCCGACCTGGCGCGTGGTCAGTACGTCGACCCCGCGGCCGGGAAGGTGTCCTTCAAGCAGTACGCGACGACCTGGCTGGCTTCCCAGACGACGGAGGAGTCGACGATCGACGCGATCGACCAGCGGTTACGGCTGCACATCTTCCCGCACATCGGCTCTCGCGCCATGAGTGCCTTTACCCCCGGGCACATCAGAGCATGGTGCCGCGCGCTTCAGGACGACGGCCTGGCCCCGTCGTACCAGCGCGTCATCTTCGCGAACGTCTCCGCTGTCTTCGGCGCTGCCCTTGACGACGGTGTGATCGCCAAGAACCCTTGCCGGGCGAGTTCTGTGCGCCCTCCCAAACGCGAGACCCGGAAGCTCAAGGTGTGGACGGAGGAGCGAGTCCACGCCGTCCGGGAAGCCTTGCCCGAGCCCTACCGGCATGTCGTCGACCTGGGGGCAGGGTGCGGTCTGCGGCAGGGCGAGATACTCGGACTGGCCGTCGACGAAGTCGACTTCCTCAGCGGGACGGTGCACGTCGTGCGGCAGGTGAAGATGGTCAAGGCGCGGTTGGTGTTCGCACCGCCGAAGGGTGGGAAGGTGCGGGACGTGCCGTTGCCCGATGCCGTGTCGTTCGCGTTGGCCGAGCACATCACGCAACGCCCGCCGCTTGAGGTCACCTTGCCGTGGCGAACTCCTGACGGGCCTCCGGTCACAGCCGCCCTGCTCTTCTACTCGCGGGAGAGGAAGGCCGTGAACCGGAACTACTTCAACATGCGGATCTGGAAGCCCGGTCTCGTCGCCGCCGGCGTCATCCCGCAGCGCGAGGCGGGCCAGCGCTTCCAGTCGTCGCGGGAACACGGGATGCACGCGCTGAGGCACTTCTACGCGTCCGTGCTCCTGGACGCGGGGGAGAACATCAAGGCGCTCGCCGAGTACCTCGGGCACAGCGACCCGGGCTTCACCTTGCGCACGTACACGCACCTGATGCCGAACAGCCAGGCGCGTGCGCGGAAAGCCGTCGACCGGGTGTTTCGCAAGGAAACCGACCCGGACGACGGCCCACAGACGGCCCACGGTGGTTCGTAG
- a CDS encoding helix-turn-helix transcriptional regulator, protein MATAPVVNTLRGGLPDRYLTPEDIAEIFEVSRETVYQWRRKRTGPPGFRVGKHIRYDPTDVQRYIAERKAADRAA, encoded by the coding sequence ATGGCAACAGCGCCTGTCGTGAACACACTGCGCGGGGGACTACCGGACCGCTACCTCACGCCTGAGGACATCGCAGAGATCTTCGAGGTTTCGAGAGAGACCGTCTATCAGTGGCGCAGGAAGCGCACCGGCCCGCCCGGGTTCCGTGTCGGCAAGCACATCCGCTACGACCCCACCGATGTCCAGCGCTACATCGCCGAACGCAAGGCCGCCGACCGGGCCGCCTGA
- a CDS encoding DUF3631 domain-containing protein: MTTPDTIPGTPTIDGAALLDEVEKFHRRFNIFPTEGAYVAVALWDAHTHLLDSFDSTPRIAFLSPEPGSGKSRALEVVETLVPNPMAAVDASVSALFRSVAGTDEERPTIVFDEIDTIFGPKAGDNEQLRGFLNAGHRRGKLTYRCVGDGSNQTVQGFPSYCAVAMAGLGSLPDTILTRSVIIRMRKRAPNETVEPYRQRINEQQGHALRDRLADWADTVRDQVTGAWPVMPEGVSDRPADVWEPLLAVAEAAGGHWPERARAACLELVHAAQDNDESSLGVRLLTDLRDVVFCGADRMPTAVILQCLLAMDDAPWGDLDDKPVNSRVLARLLGQYVTSANKPIKPRGVRVGSGTPKGYYAEDLADAWERYCPPPPGKSATAATSATPQVSGGESVAEPLPGIRHSSPEADTRSLRVAG; encoded by the coding sequence GTGACCACACCCGACACCATCCCCGGCACTCCCACGATCGACGGCGCCGCCCTGCTCGACGAGGTCGAGAAGTTCCACCGGCGGTTCAACATCTTCCCAACCGAAGGCGCCTACGTGGCTGTGGCCCTGTGGGACGCCCACACCCACCTGCTCGACTCCTTCGACTCCACCCCGCGCATCGCCTTCCTGTCACCGGAGCCGGGGTCGGGCAAGTCCCGTGCCCTGGAAGTCGTGGAGACCCTCGTGCCGAACCCGATGGCGGCCGTGGACGCCTCGGTATCAGCGCTCTTCCGGTCCGTAGCCGGCACCGACGAGGAACGCCCCACGATCGTCTTCGACGAGATCGACACCATCTTCGGCCCCAAAGCCGGAGACAACGAACAACTCCGCGGCTTCCTCAACGCCGGCCACCGGCGCGGCAAACTCACCTACCGGTGCGTGGGCGACGGCTCCAACCAGACCGTGCAGGGCTTCCCCTCCTACTGCGCGGTCGCCATGGCCGGACTCGGATCCCTGCCGGACACGATCCTGACCCGCTCGGTCATCATCCGGATGCGCAAACGCGCCCCCAACGAGACGGTGGAGCCCTACCGCCAGCGCATCAACGAACAGCAGGGCCACGCCCTGCGCGACCGGCTCGCCGATTGGGCCGACACCGTTCGCGACCAGGTAACCGGTGCCTGGCCCGTCATGCCGGAGGGCGTGAGCGACCGGCCCGCCGACGTCTGGGAGCCCCTACTCGCCGTCGCCGAAGCAGCCGGCGGCCACTGGCCCGAGCGGGCCCGAGCCGCCTGCCTGGAACTGGTGCACGCCGCGCAGGACAACGACGAATCCTCACTCGGCGTCCGGCTGCTCACCGATCTCCGGGACGTGGTCTTCTGCGGCGCCGACCGCATGCCCACCGCTGTGATCCTCCAGTGCCTGCTGGCCATGGACGACGCGCCGTGGGGTGATCTCGACGACAAGCCCGTCAACTCCCGGGTGCTGGCGCGGCTGCTGGGGCAGTACGTGACGTCGGCGAACAAGCCGATCAAACCGCGAGGTGTCCGGGTCGGCTCCGGGACCCCGAAGGGCTACTACGCGGAGGATCTGGCCGACGCGTGGGAGCGGTACTGCCCCCCTCCCCCTGGAAAGTCCGCAACAGCCGCAACGTCCGCCACACCGCAGGTCAGTGGGGGTGAAAGTGTGGCGGAACCCCTCCCCGGCATCCGCCACAGCTCCCCGGAAGCCGACACGCGCTCGCTCAGGGTCGCTGGCTGA